From a region of the Nonlabens sp. Hel1_33_55 genome:
- a CDS encoding cob(I)yrinic acid a,c-diamide adenosyltransferase: MKIYTKTGDTGETSLFGGTRVPKNNLRIDSYGTVDELNSWMGLLRDQPVDSEVKKFIIEIQDRLFTIGSILATPPEKELLKNGKERLNIPKISDENVSELETQMDQMEEDLPQMTHFILPGGHQSVSFCHITRTVCRRAERLAVELNASSPIDPQVIKYLNRLSDYLFVLARKLSKDLQAEEIKWIPKKH, translated from the coding sequence ATGAAAATCTATACAAAGACAGGCGATACAGGAGAAACATCACTTTTTGGTGGTACGCGTGTTCCCAAGAACAATCTACGAATAGATAGTTATGGAACCGTTGATGAACTTAATTCGTGGATGGGTCTTTTAAGAGATCAACCTGTTGATAGTGAAGTCAAAAAGTTCATTATTGAGATACAGGATAGGCTATTTACCATTGGATCTATTCTTGCCACACCACCAGAAAAGGAGCTTCTCAAGAATGGTAAGGAACGCTTGAACATCCCAAAGATTTCTGATGAGAACGTGTCAGAATTAGAAACTCAAATGGATCAAATGGAAGAGGATCTACCTCAAATGACGCATTTCATTCTTCCTGGCGGTCATCAGTCTGTGTCATTCTGTCACATAACACGTACTGTTTGTAGACGCGCAGAGCGCCTAGCAGTGGAATTGAATGCGAGTTCACCTATCGATCCACAGGTAATCAAATATCTCAACAGACTTTCTGACTATCTGTTTGTATTGGCACGTAAGTTGTCTAAAGATCTACAGGCAGAAGAGATCAAGTGGATTCCTAAAAAACATTAG
- a CDS encoding DUF3140 domain-containing protein produces MSDKSNDEIYDEFYDLVNMTPSELEDWLDTDKSKDVGQDSGDGEAIGHKSGKKIIKIKNKKKDELTETNYNHMNKVIGYINRHKAQKPSSDIKESDWRYSLKNWGHDPCKDMDC; encoded by the coding sequence ATGAGCGATAAAAGCAACGACGAGATCTATGATGAATTCTACGATTTAGTAAACATGACGCCTAGTGAGCTGGAAGACTGGCTGGACACCGATAAATCAAAAGATGTAGGACAAGACAGTGGCGACGGTGAAGCTATAGGTCACAAGTCTGGTAAGAAAATTATCAAGATCAAAAACAAGAAAAAGGACGAGCTAACTGAAACCAATTATAATCACATGAATAAGGTTATAGGTTACATCAATCGCCACAAGGCTCAGAAACCTAGTAGCGATATCAAAGAGTCCGACTGGCGCTACAGTCTAAAAAACTGGGGCCACGATCCATGCAAGGACATGGACTGCTAG
- a CDS encoding DUF2795 domain-containing protein — protein MYWTLELASYLSDAPWPAEKDELIDYAIRTGAPLEVVENLQAIEDEGDSYESIQEIWPDYPTDDDYLWNEDEY, from the coding sequence ATGTATTGGACACTTGAACTTGCATCCTATTTAAGTGATGCTCCTTGGCCAGCAGAAAAGGACGAACTTATTGACTACGCTATCCGTACCGGTGCGCCGTTGGAGGTCGTTGAGAACCTACAGGCCATCGAGGACGAAGGTGATTCTTATGAGTCGATCCAGGAAATCTGGCCAGACTATCCTACAGACGATGATTACCTCTGGAATGAGGATGAATACTAG
- a CDS encoding SIS domain-containing protein → MSNTNKILEVARRTIRIEANAIKELEDCIDSAFAKAVQHIHISNGRVIITGIGKSAIIAQKIVATMNSTGTPAIFMHAADAIHGDLGIVQKNDVVICISKSGNTPEIKVLIPLIKNFDNKLIAIVSNRESFLAQEADFILHAPIKEEACPNGLAPTTSTTAQLVMGDALAISLLELKGFTDADFARYHPGGALGKKLYLRVKDLADQRSKPQVAPSTSLREVIVNISENMLGMTVVVENLKILGIITDGDLRRMLTSGRDIDSLVAKDIMTANPKTIPADAMAIQARELMEEKHISQLVSVDEDQNYAGVVHIHDVIREGIV, encoded by the coding sequence TTGAGCAACACAAATAAAATTCTGGAAGTCGCCCGTCGCACAATTCGTATTGAGGCAAATGCCATTAAAGAGCTGGAAGATTGTATTGATTCCGCTTTCGCGAAAGCGGTACAACACATACACATCTCAAACGGTAGAGTCATTATAACTGGTATAGGAAAAAGTGCCATTATCGCACAGAAAATTGTTGCGACGATGAACAGCACTGGCACACCAGCGATTTTTATGCACGCTGCAGATGCCATTCACGGTGACCTAGGAATCGTCCAAAAAAATGATGTCGTCATCTGTATTTCAAAAAGCGGCAACACACCAGAAATCAAGGTGCTCATACCGCTCATTAAAAATTTTGACAACAAATTAATCGCCATAGTCAGCAATAGGGAATCGTTTCTCGCTCAAGAGGCCGATTTCATTTTACACGCTCCTATTAAAGAGGAAGCCTGTCCCAATGGCCTCGCTCCTACCACGAGCACCACGGCACAACTGGTCATGGGCGATGCTTTAGCAATTAGTTTGCTCGAGTTAAAAGGCTTTACAGATGCAGATTTTGCGCGTTATCATCCAGGTGGAGCGCTGGGCAAAAAATTATATCTAAGAGTAAAAGATCTCGCAGATCAACGATCTAAACCGCAAGTAGCACCATCGACATCATTGCGTGAGGTGATCGTCAACATTTCAGAAAACATGCTGGGAATGACCGTTGTGGTAGAGAATCTAAAAATATTGGGAATCATTACAGATGGTGACTTAAGACGCATGCTAACCAGCGGCAGGGACATCGATTCTCTTGTCGCAAAAGATATCATGACAGCAAATCCCAAAACAATCCCTGCAGATGCCATGGCAATCCAAGCTCGTGAGTTGATGGAAGAGAAACATATCTCGCAACTGGTGTCAGTTGATGAAGATCAAAATTATGCAGGTGTCGTGCATATTCATGATGTAATTAGAGAAGGAATCGTATAA
- the meaB gene encoding methylmalonyl Co-A mutase-associated GTPase MeaB: MSESAHINPNLKHRKKALDVEELFEQLKNGEISALSKSITLVESTAVSDSAFAKAILSKALPYSGKSFRLGITGVPGVGKSTFIEALGSHLISSGKKVAVLAIDPSSSISRGSILGDKTRMEELVKSDQAFIRPSPAGTTLGGVARKTREAIILCEAAGFDFIIIETVGVGQSETAVHSMTDFFLLLKLAGAGDDLQGIKKGIMEMADLIVINKADGENKTAAKHAQREFKNALHLMPSRNNNWSTKVITASGLKQEGISEVGSQIQEYKAQSESNGSFQERRNLQEIYWLHQTIEDRLKSEFYNRPAIEKHLKNIEQQILDKKITAFEAADILMNKK, translated from the coding sequence TTGTCAGAGTCGGCACATATCAATCCCAATTTAAAGCATCGCAAAAAAGCGTTGGATGTAGAGGAGCTTTTCGAGCAATTGAAAAATGGCGAGATCAGTGCTCTAAGTAAATCCATCACGCTCGTTGAAAGTACAGCAGTGAGTGATTCCGCTTTCGCGAAAGCGATATTATCAAAAGCTCTACCCTACTCGGGAAAGTCATTTAGATTAGGAATTACCGGCGTCCCTGGTGTTGGTAAATCAACATTCATTGAGGCGTTGGGATCTCATCTTATTTCTTCGGGAAAGAAGGTAGCTGTGCTTGCCATTGACCCATCGAGTAGTATTTCAAGAGGAAGTATTCTGGGCGATAAGACGCGCATGGAAGAACTGGTTAAGAGTGACCAAGCATTTATCAGACCTAGTCCTGCAGGAACGACTTTGGGCGGTGTGGCTCGTAAAACCAGAGAAGCGATTATCCTATGTGAAGCTGCTGGTTTTGATTTCATCATTATTGAAACCGTTGGTGTAGGTCAAAGTGAGACTGCCGTGCATAGCATGACTGACTTTTTTCTCCTGCTTAAACTTGCTGGTGCCGGTGATGATCTACAAGGAATCAAAAAAGGCATCATGGAAATGGCAGACCTCATCGTTATCAACAAAGCCGATGGAGAGAATAAAACCGCGGCAAAACATGCCCAACGCGAATTCAAAAACGCACTGCATCTCATGCCATCAAGAAACAACAACTGGTCTACAAAAGTCATAACAGCGAGTGGATTGAAACAGGAAGGAATCAGTGAGGTTGGATCTCAAATTCAAGAATATAAAGCCCAAAGTGAATCTAATGGTTCATTTCAAGAACGACGAAACTTACAAGAAATCTATTGGCTACACCAAACAATTGAGGATCGTTTAAAATCTGAATTCTATAATCGACCAGCAATTGAAAAGCATTTGAAAAATATAGAACAGCAAATTCTTGATAAAAAGATTACTGCATTTGAGGCTGCAGATATTTTAATGAATAAGAAATAA
- a CDS encoding PH domain-containing protein, protein MRFRSKKGFLMMSVVILVSTLLIYLLFSSLENTQKDLSIWIPSIILMLVVPFLLIWILIQTYYVLDNDELKYVSGPIRGSIKIADIEQVVKNTTLWVGLKPATARNGIIIRYNNYNELYISPYNNEKFIEKLLELKPDIEVQDDEDDIFPTSID, encoded by the coding sequence GTGAGATTTAGAAGTAAAAAAGGTTTTTTGATGATGAGCGTGGTAATCCTCGTTTCCACATTATTGATTTACCTACTTTTTTCTTCACTAGAAAATACCCAGAAAGATTTATCCATCTGGATACCCAGCATCATTCTAATGCTGGTAGTTCCATTTTTGTTGATATGGATTCTTATCCAAACCTATTATGTGTTGGATAACGACGAATTGAAATATGTTTCTGGACCTATCAGAGGCTCAATAAAGATTGCAGACATAGAACAAGTCGTAAAGAACACGACTTTATGGGTAGGTTTGAAACCTGCCACAGCTCGCAATGGTATCATTATTAGATACAATAATTACAACGAGCTATACATCAGTCCTTATAATAACGAAAAGTTCATTGAAAAGCTTTTAGAGCTGAAGCCAGACATCGAAGTACAAGATGATGAGGATGATATTTTTCCAACTTCAATTGATTAA
- a CDS encoding carboxymuconolactone decarboxylase family protein, with protein MSNLVEEFNEYRERMNGAITQDNNKILKRIFNLDTNAFTAGALDKKTKELLGLVASTVLRCDDCVKYHLEESHKAGLSKEEVVEALSIATLVGGTIVIPHLRRAYEYWDAVEQQSTTE; from the coding sequence ATGAGCAACCTAGTAGAAGAATTTAATGAGTATCGTGAGCGCATGAATGGCGCTATTACTCAAGATAATAACAAGATCCTTAAACGTATCTTTAACCTTGACACCAATGCTTTTACCGCTGGTGCGCTGGATAAGAAAACCAAAGAACTGTTGGGCCTTGTTGCAAGCACCGTTTTGCGCTGTGATGATTGTGTGAAATACCATTTAGAAGAAAGTCATAAAGCTGGATTGTCTAAAGAAGAAGTTGTAGAAGCTTTATCTATTGCAACGTTAGTAGGTGGTACGATTGTCATACCGCATTTGAGACGCGCTTATGAATATTGGGATGCGGTAGAACAACAATCTACAACAGAATAA
- a CDS encoding HAD domain-containing protein, with translation MLIYLDIDGVMVAANSWRRPNILDDGFAEFTPQAVKALNKILEFPETSIVLTTSHKHHFSLDQWKEMFRIRNIDIENIQRLPENNENLNRKEELMLWFQKTEIKDHFIIIDDDKSLNALSPYLKYRLIQTNASVGLTDHLADQALTIMSTLDMELI, from the coding sequence ATGTTGATCTACTTAGATATCGATGGAGTGATGGTTGCGGCAAATTCTTGGCGTAGGCCTAATATCCTTGATGATGGATTTGCAGAATTCACGCCTCAAGCTGTAAAAGCCCTCAATAAAATATTAGAATTTCCAGAAACTTCTATTGTTTTAACGACCTCGCACAAACACCATTTTTCCTTAGATCAATGGAAAGAGATGTTTAGAATAAGAAACATAGACATTGAAAATATTCAGCGGTTGCCAGAAAACAATGAAAATTTGAATCGTAAAGAAGAGCTTATGCTTTGGTTCCAAAAAACTGAGATCAAAGATCATTTTATAATAATCGACGATGACAAATCTCTAAATGCCTTGTCGCCTTATTTGAAATATCGTCTGATACAAACAAATGCATCCGTTGGGTTAACTGATCACCTGGCAGATCAAGCACTGACGATCATGTCGACTCTCGATATGGAGTTGATCTAG
- the tatC gene encoding twin-arginine translocase subunit TatC: protein MARKVDPNNMSFLDHVEELRWCLIRSIIGILVGAIVAFVARKFIFDTVIFGPIKKDFVTYQFFCKIGRLVGIESEFCDPNFNFILQSREMSDLFSVHIWTSITVGFVVAFPYVLWQVWKFISPGLKQQERKYSSGFIIISSILFFIGVVFGYYVIAPLSVHFMLTYELSDFVETQPSIQSYVAYIRASALASGILFELPIIIYFLTKIGLATPAGMRKGRKFALVAILIVAAIITPPDIASQVIVAIPVLILYEISIYISKFVLMRDARRKRKLAT, encoded by the coding sequence ATGGCACGTAAAGTAGATCCGAATAATATGTCTTTTCTGGACCACGTAGAAGAACTGCGCTGGTGCTTGATTCGCTCCATAATAGGTATACTTGTTGGTGCAATAGTTGCCTTTGTAGCTAGGAAATTTATTTTTGACACGGTTATCTTCGGACCTATTAAAAAAGATTTTGTTACCTATCAATTCTTCTGCAAAATTGGCCGATTGGTGGGAATAGAAAGTGAATTTTGCGATCCCAATTTCAATTTTATCCTACAGTCCAGAGAGATGTCAGATTTGTTCAGCGTTCATATCTGGACATCTATAACGGTAGGTTTTGTTGTAGCCTTTCCTTATGTATTGTGGCAGGTTTGGAAATTTATATCGCCAGGACTCAAACAACAAGAACGCAAGTATAGTAGCGGTTTTATCATCATTAGTAGCATCCTGTTTTTTATAGGTGTCGTTTTTGGTTATTATGTGATAGCGCCACTGTCCGTTCATTTCATGTTAACCTATGAACTGAGTGACTTTGTAGAAACACAACCTAGCATACAAAGTTATGTGGCATACATTAGAGCAAGCGCGCTAGCGAGTGGTATTCTATTTGAACTTCCTATTATCATATATTTCTTGACTAAAATAGGACTTGCAACGCCTGCAGGTATGCGCAAGGGTCGCAAGTTTGCACTGGTAGCAATCCTAATAGTTGCGGCTATCATAACTCCGCCAGATATCGCAAGCCAGGTTATCGTGGCGATTCCTGTATTAATATTATATGAGATAAGTATTTACATATCAAAATTTGTCTTGATGAGAGACGCCCGCAGAAAAAGAAAATTAGCAACATAA
- the secA gene encoding preprotein translocase subunit SecA has translation MGLLDSVLKIFVGDKSKQDVAELQPNVTKTLSFEKAMESLSIDELRHKTTEFKDKIASAKANTLQQITSLQEDANNEEDIDKREDIYEQIDKLQEQAYEEAEAVLNEIMPEAFAVMKETAKRFFHNTELKVAATTRDRELSGEKDYVTLDGDHAVWSNSWDAAGKPITWDMIHYDVQLIGGTALHMGKIAEMQTGEGKTLVATLPVYLNALTGNGVHVVTVNDYLAKRDSAWIGPLFEFHGLSIDCIDYHKPNSESRRKAYLADITYGTNNEFGFDYLRDNMAHATADLVQRKHNYAIIDETDSVLIDDARTPLIISGPVPEGDRQEFDVLKRPVDNIVNVQRKELTQTLAKAKKLISEGDSKEGGLELLRVYRGLPKNKALIKFLSEEGIKQLLQKTENHYMSDNNREMPTVDAELYFVIDEKNNQVELTDKGIEYLSGDDDPEFFIMPEVGIEIGKIENGGYSKEEEAEKKEELFREFAVKSERIHTLNQLLKAYTLFERDTEYVVMSKDKKTRDATTGAIKTVSEEQVMIVDEQTGRIMDGRRYSDGLHQAIEAKENVTIQDATQTFATITLQNYFRMYKKLSGMTGTAVTEAGEFWEIYKLDVVEIPTNRPIARDDRQDLVYKTKREKYGAVIEEVTRLKEAGRPVLIGTTSVDISELLSRTLQRAGIEHNVLNAKQHKRESEIVAEAGNSGQITIATNMAGRGTDIKLSEEVKKAGGLAIIGTERHDSRRVDRQLRGRAGRQGDPGSSQFYVSLEDNLMRLFGSERMAKTMDRLGMKEGEVIQHSMISKSIERAQKKVEENAFGVRKRLLEYDDVMNAQREVIYKRRYHALFGDRLAVDIANMIYDIAENIVSTNKISQDFKNFDFELIRYFSMSSPISESEFKSKTEPQITSAIYKAAYEHYKEKMERTAREVYPVIKNVVENDERKFERIAVPFTDGIKTLNVSTNLKDAYESEGKTLVTDFEKNITLAIIDDAWKTHLRKMDELKQSVQLAVHEQKDPLLIYKFEAFELFKEMIDKVNKEVIGFMFKGDLPTQDANAIKEAREQKAEKTTTSKDEILNSDEQAAQNRAVGAGASQQQRQPVTETITRDQPKIGRNDQVTIKNIMTGESKECKYKQAIPLINKGEWVLDKF, from the coding sequence ATGGGACTATTAGATTCCGTTTTAAAAATATTCGTAGGCGACAAATCAAAGCAGGACGTTGCAGAACTGCAGCCTAACGTCACAAAAACCTTAAGTTTTGAGAAAGCAATGGAAAGTCTGTCCATTGATGAACTGCGCCATAAAACAACAGAGTTTAAGGATAAGATCGCTTCCGCGAAAGCGAACACACTACAGCAGATCACCTCTTTACAAGAAGATGCCAATAACGAAGAAGATATTGACAAGCGAGAGGACATCTATGAGCAAATCGATAAACTTCAAGAGCAGGCGTATGAAGAAGCAGAGGCTGTACTGAATGAGATCATGCCAGAGGCCTTTGCAGTGATGAAAGAAACGGCAAAAAGATTCTTCCACAATACAGAGCTTAAAGTAGCAGCCACTACACGCGATCGTGAGTTGAGTGGTGAAAAAGATTATGTGACCCTAGATGGCGACCATGCCGTCTGGTCCAACTCTTGGGATGCCGCTGGTAAGCCCATCACCTGGGATATGATTCACTACGACGTACAACTCATAGGTGGTACAGCATTGCACATGGGAAAAATTGCAGAGATGCAGACTGGTGAAGGTAAAACGCTTGTAGCCACACTTCCTGTTTACCTTAATGCATTGACCGGTAATGGTGTTCACGTAGTAACGGTAAATGATTACCTAGCAAAACGTGACAGCGCATGGATAGGACCATTGTTTGAATTCCACGGGTTGAGTATTGATTGTATTGATTATCACAAACCTAATTCTGAGTCACGTCGTAAAGCTTATCTAGCAGACATCACTTATGGTACCAATAACGAATTTGGTTTTGATTACCTGCGTGATAATATGGCTCATGCCACTGCAGATCTGGTACAGCGCAAACACAACTATGCCATCATAGATGAAACGGATTCCGTTCTTATTGATGATGCACGTACGCCTTTGATTATTTCTGGACCAGTTCCAGAAGGTGATCGCCAGGAATTTGATGTACTCAAGCGTCCCGTCGATAATATCGTGAATGTTCAAAGAAAGGAACTGACACAAACTTTGGCGAAAGCTAAAAAATTGATTTCAGAAGGAGATTCTAAAGAAGGTGGATTGGAGTTACTGCGAGTTTATCGTGGTCTACCTAAGAACAAAGCATTGATCAAATTCCTTAGTGAAGAAGGTATCAAGCAATTACTTCAAAAGACAGAAAATCACTACATGTCTGACAACAATCGCGAGATGCCGACTGTGGATGCAGAACTGTACTTTGTGATTGACGAGAAAAATAACCAAGTTGAATTAACAGATAAAGGAATCGAATACCTTTCAGGAGATGACGATCCTGAATTCTTTATCATGCCAGAAGTTGGTATCGAGATCGGTAAGATCGAGAACGGCGGTTACAGCAAGGAAGAAGAAGCCGAAAAGAAAGAAGAGCTTTTCCGTGAATTTGCAGTAAAATCTGAACGCATTCACACACTTAATCAGCTATTAAAAGCATACACCCTTTTTGAGCGCGATACGGAATATGTGGTAATGTCTAAAGACAAAAAAACAAGAGATGCCACTACTGGAGCCATCAAAACTGTAAGTGAGGAACAAGTAATGATCGTTGATGAGCAAACTGGTCGTATCATGGATGGTCGCCGTTATAGCGATGGATTGCACCAAGCGATTGAGGCAAAAGAAAATGTAACCATTCAGGATGCCACACAGACTTTTGCTACCATCACGTTGCAGAATTACTTTAGAATGTATAAGAAGTTATCTGGTATGACAGGTACTGCGGTAACTGAAGCTGGTGAATTCTGGGAAATCTATAAATTAGATGTTGTGGAGATCCCAACCAACAGACCTATCGCTCGTGATGACCGTCAGGATCTTGTTTACAAAACCAAAAGAGAAAAGTACGGTGCTGTCATTGAAGAAGTAACACGCCTTAAAGAAGCCGGTCGTCCTGTATTGATAGGTACGACATCGGTTGATATTTCAGAATTATTGAGTAGAACACTGCAGCGCGCAGGAATTGAGCACAATGTTTTGAATGCAAAACAGCACAAACGCGAGTCTGAAATTGTAGCCGAAGCTGGTAATTCTGGTCAAATCACCATCGCCACCAACATGGCAGGTCGTGGTACAGACATTAAATTATCAGAAGAAGTCAAAAAAGCTGGCGGTCTAGCTATTATAGGTACAGAACGTCACGATTCAAGACGTGTCGATAGACAGTTACGTGGTCGTGCTGGTCGTCAAGGAGATCCAGGAAGCTCGCAGTTTTACGTGTCTCTGGAAGATAACTTGATGCGATTGTTTGGTTCTGAGCGTATGGCAAAAACCATGGATAGATTGGGTATGAAAGAAGGTGAAGTGATTCAGCATTCAATGATTTCTAAATCTATTGAACGTGCGCAGAAAAAAGTGGAAGAAAATGCATTTGGAGTTCGTAAACGTCTATTGGAATATGATGATGTGATGAACGCACAGCGTGAAGTTATCTATAAGAGACGTTATCATGCACTATTTGGTGATCGTCTAGCGGTAGACATCGCTAACATGATTTATGACATTGCAGAGAATATTGTTTCAACTAACAAAATCTCTCAAGATTTCAAAAACTTTGATTTTGAATTGATACGCTACTTCTCGATGAGTAGTCCTATTAGCGAGTCAGAATTTAAGTCTAAAACAGAACCTCAGATTACATCGGCAATTTATAAAGCCGCATACGAGCACTATAAAGAGAAAATGGAGCGCACAGCGAGAGAAGTGTATCCAGTGATCAAGAATGTAGTGGAAAATGACGAGCGTAAATTTGAGCGTATCGCCGTTCCTTTTACAGATGGTATCAAGACCTTGAACGTCTCCACCAATCTTAAGGATGCTTACGAATCTGAAGGAAAAACATTGGTAACCGACTTTGAGAAGAACATCACGTTGGCTATCATCGACGATGCTTGGAAAACGCATTTACGTAAAATGGATGAGTTGAAGCAAAGTGTACAGCTAGCTGTTCATGAGCAGAAGGATCCATTATTGATCTATAAGTTTGAAGCTTTTGAGCTGTTCAAGGAAATGATTGATAAGGTGAACAAAGAAGTAATCGGTTTCATGTTTAAGGGTGACTTGCCTACTCAAGATGCAAATGCCATCAAGGAAGCTCGTGAACAAAAAGCAGAGAAAACCACCACTTCAAAAGATGAGATCCTCAACAGCGATGAGCAGGCCGCTCAGAACAGAGCTGTTGGCGCAGGCGCAAGTCAGCAACAACGCCAGCCTGTGACAGAAACCATCACTCGCGACCAGCCTAAAATTGGTCGCAACGATCAAGTTACGATCAAGAACATCATGACTGGAGAATCTAAGGAATGTAAGTACAAACAAGCCATTCCATTGATCAATAAAGGTGAATGGGTATTGGATAAATTCTAG